Proteins from a genomic interval of Nautilia sp. PV-1:
- the msrA gene encoding peptide-methionine (S)-S-oxide reductase MsrA, translating into MAKAVLGGGCFWCLDAVFRQVEGIRNVTAGYAGGRRPDPNYEQVCTGVTGHAEVVEIDYDENKVDYEYLLDIFFNIHDPTQLNRQGNDVGTQYRSVILYLNDEQKQKALKKTKELRSEGINPITEIKKLDKFYPAEEYHQNYFQKNPEQPYCVYVVAPKVEKFLKMENGKKKS; encoded by the coding sequence ATGGCTAAAGCAGTACTAGGAGGAGGATGTTTCTGGTGTCTTGACGCAGTTTTCAGACAGGTAGAAGGCATTAGAAATGTAACAGCCGGATATGCGGGCGGCAGACGTCCTGATCCAAACTATGAACAAGTCTGTACCGGTGTTACCGGGCATGCGGAAGTTGTTGAAATAGATTATGATGAAAATAAAGTTGATTACGAATACCTTTTAGATATATTTTTTAACATACACGATCCTACCCAGTTAAACCGCCAGGGAAACGATGTCGGTACACAGTACCGTTCGGTTATTCTGTATTTAAACGATGAACAAAAACAAAAAGCTTTGAAAAAAACAAAAGAGTTAAGATCCGAAGGAATAAATCCTATAACGGAAATTAAAAAACTTGACAAATTTTATCCTGCGGAAGAATATCATCAGAATTATTTCCAGAAAAATCCGGAACAGCCTTATTGTGTGTATGTAGTGGCGCCTAAGGTTGAAAAATTTTTAAAGATGGAAAATGGAAAGAAAAAAAGTTAA